A region of Ornithorhynchus anatinus isolate Pmale09 chromosome 5, mOrnAna1.pri.v4, whole genome shotgun sequence DNA encodes the following proteins:
- the LOC103168751 gene encoding uncharacterized protein LOC103168751 isoform X2 produces MANPAGFRNQRDLCPPEELPSLHLLDSRLWPCSMYHPYFSSYFHPWTSEHMCNRTGHFLPHSYQVPTQVPRRPDPAPSPEGPPDFLLPPPVRYLHSLPPHRCPPQDDPVRDLHKMLEAALAPSRKRHLLPTPTQRLPHPSVPQARAGWVPGAFPPRVPPPPRKLALRFPEPHPGNTRIWMTPKQSSLSRQTPDTRSWNEKLPTRDWKPHEGSSDIFYSITAVDDNDDDDDEKPRHPHDRDGAGFMALRG; encoded by the exons ATGGCGAACCCTGCAGGATTTCGAAATCAGCGCGATCTGTGTCCCCCAGAAGAG CTCCCGTCCCTCCACCTCCTGGATTCGAGACTATGGCCCTGCTCCATGTACCACCCCTATTTCAGCAGCTACTTCCATCCCTGGACCTCAGAACATATGTGTAACAGGACAG GTCACTTTTTGCCTCACTCATACCAGGTCCCAACCCAGGTTCCCCGGCGCCCGGATCCAGCTCCTTCTCCTGAG ggcCCTCCGGATTTCCTCTTGCCACCCCCAGTTCGCTACCTGCACTCTCTTCCGCCACACCGCTGCCCACCTCAGGATGACCCAGTCAGAGATCTGCACAAGATGCTCGAAGCCGCCCTGGCCCCCAGCCGAAAACGACACCTGTTACCGACCCCGACTCAGAGGCTCCCGCATCCTTCAGTCCCCCAGGCCAGGGCCGGTTGGGTCCCAGGCGCCTTCCCCCCGCGGGTTCCTCCACCCCCGAGAAAGCTTGCCCTTCGTTTCCCGGAGCCTCATCCTGGGAACACACGCATCTGGATGACTCCTAAGCAGAGTTCTTTGAGCCGTCAGACCCCTGACACCCGCTCTTGGAACGAGAAGCTCCCAACGcgtgactggaagccccatgagggCAGCAGTGACATCTTTTACTCAATCACTGCTGTGGATGataacgatgacgacgacgatgagaaGCCCAGGCATCCACATGATCGGGACGGAGCGGGCTTCATGGCTCTGCGAGGCTAG
- the LOC103168751 gene encoding uncharacterized protein LOC103168751 isoform X1: MAFISTRGIYFSCGIRVVVTAASGGSSERRRFSPRQLISTLLPVPMANPAGFRNQRDLCPPEELPSLHLLDSRLWPCSMYHPYFSSYFHPWTSEHMCNRTGHFLPHSYQVPTQVPRRPDPAPSPEGPPDFLLPPPVRYLHSLPPHRCPPQDDPVRDLHKMLEAALAPSRKRHLLPTPTQRLPHPSVPQARAGWVPGAFPPRVPPPPRKLALRFPEPHPGNTRIWMTPKQSSLSRQTPDTRSWNEKLPTRDWKPHEGSSDIFYSITAVDDNDDDDDEKPRHPHDRDGAGFMALRG; encoded by the exons TGGTAGTCACAGCGGCGAGCGGAGGCAGCAGCGAAAGACGGAGGTTCAGCCCTCGACAG CTCATCTCGACTCTTCTTCCAGTCCCCATGGCGAACCCTGCAGGATTTCGAAATCAGCGCGATCTGTGTCCCCCAGAAGAG CTCCCGTCCCTCCACCTCCTGGATTCGAGACTATGGCCCTGCTCCATGTACCACCCCTATTTCAGCAGCTACTTCCATCCCTGGACCTCAGAACATATGTGTAACAGGACAG GTCACTTTTTGCCTCACTCATACCAGGTCCCAACCCAGGTTCCCCGGCGCCCGGATCCAGCTCCTTCTCCTGAG ggcCCTCCGGATTTCCTCTTGCCACCCCCAGTTCGCTACCTGCACTCTCTTCCGCCACACCGCTGCCCACCTCAGGATGACCCAGTCAGAGATCTGCACAAGATGCTCGAAGCCGCCCTGGCCCCCAGCCGAAAACGACACCTGTTACCGACCCCGACTCAGAGGCTCCCGCATCCTTCAGTCCCCCAGGCCAGGGCCGGTTGGGTCCCAGGCGCCTTCCCCCCGCGGGTTCCTCCACCCCCGAGAAAGCTTGCCCTTCGTTTCCCGGAGCCTCATCCTGGGAACACACGCATCTGGATGACTCCTAAGCAGAGTTCTTTGAGCCGTCAGACCCCTGACACCCGCTCTTGGAACGAGAAGCTCCCAACGcgtgactggaagccccatgagggCAGCAGTGACATCTTTTACTCAATCACTGCTGTGGATGataacgatgacgacgacgatgagaaGCCCAGGCATCCACATGATCGGGACGGAGCGGGCTTCATGGCTCTGCGAGGCTAG